The following DNA comes from Legionella sp. PATHC032.
AGCCTGTCTCTCTTGAGTTGATAAGTTTGTATAGATGTATTTCCAGAGTAGTATTTTTTCCGTTTGATAACGCATTTTATCTGTATTAAAAATTAAAAGACCTCACGGTTAACTATTGTGTGTAAGAGCCATGGAACATCAAAATTATTTCAGGTAGGTCTATTAAGGTAGGTCTATGGATAAAATTTGGCCTTGCGTCAGTGGTTTTCCCTGTTCTCCGGCACAGGCATTTATTATTAAAGTTTGTCCTGTGGTTACTATGCAGTAATACATATATCCTGTTTTATCGACCATAAAGACTGGTATTCGCTCATTGGTGCCTTTTTCGTCAGTTTTAAAATTCATGATTAATTGAAAATCCTCTGCATTAGGCATAGCCTTGAGCTTCTTGGTAACGCATGGAGTAAAGTCATTACTAAGGTTTACTGATTCATCGTAACATGATTTTATAATCGCTAACGCATTATCTGTAGGTCTATTAGCTGTTGCAAATTGCCATGGTAACATTAATATCATGCAATGAAACAAGAATCGTATGCTTCTCATAATGGCCCCGTAATTTATATTTATGTATAATTATAGGACAATTTTCAGTGTATGTGATTAATACTAAATTGTTTTTTATATTCAATCATTTGAGAAGAAATTTTATTTGGGCAAATGCAAGATTTGTTTATAGGATAACGCCTGTTGCAAGTGTCTTAGCCTGACTTTATTACATTCATTAATATCAGCAATGGTTCTCCCTACTTTTAGTAAGCGATGATAACCACGGGCCGACAGTTTTAGTTTACTCATCACGTCTCTAAGAAACAGTTGTTCTTCAGATCCCAGTTCACAAACCATTTCGCATGTTTTGGAATTTAAATTGGCATTGAGACTACCTTGTCGTGCCATTTGTATTTCATGCATCCTTGTTACTTTTTCTCTAATAGCAGGACTTTGTTTTTCTGAATGGATATTGGGTTTAATTAACTCCTCTTGAGATAATGCGTGAATTGTAACCTGCATATCGATTCTGTCCAATAGTGGAGCAGAAAGTTTTGCCAAATAGCGGCTGATTCTATCAGGAGTACATAAACAATTGGCTTGAGAATTACCCCATTGGCCACAAGGACAAGGATTCATTGCCGCAATTAATTGAAATTTTGCGGGGAACTCTATTTGTGCAGCTGCCCTCGAAATGCAAATATGCCCTGACTCCAAAGGTTCTCTAAGTGTCTCCAGTACCTGCCGGTTAAATTCAGGTAATTCATCTAAAAATAATACGCCGTGATGGGCTAATGAAATTTCACCAGGTTTCGGCGGGTTACCTCCTCCGACTAATGAGATAGGTGAAGCAGTATGATGTGGTGCACGAAAAGGAGGCAAACGCCATTCCCTGAAATCAGGTAATTTGCCTCGAATTGAATTAATAGCTGCACATTCAAGAGCTTGCGTTTCGGAAAGTTCGGGTAGCAAGGTACTAAATCTTTTTGCCATCATCGTTTTTCCACTGCCAGGTGCGCCACTTAGCAGAATACTGTGTCCCCCACAGGCAGCAATGACCATAGCATTTTTGGCATGATGTTGTCCCTTAATATCAGACCAATCCAATTCATGATTATTTAATAAAAGATCTGGTTTGGAGGGTAAGCTCTGTAAAGGAGTACCTTGGCATAGATAGTCACAAACTTCGCGTAAGTTATTGGCAGTAAAGACTTTTGGATGTCCGGTTAAAGAAGCTTCGGCGGCATTGGCATTCGCTATAATCAGATGTTGATTGTCTTTATGAGCCGCAAGAACAGCAGGTATAATGGCAGAAACTCCTCTAAGCTCCCCACTTAAAGCCAACTCTCCAATAAATTCGTGATTTGCGAGGTTAGTGAGAGGAATTTGTTCTGATGCTGCGAGTATTCCTAGTGCAATAGGCAAGTCAAAGCCACTTCCCGTTTTAGGTAAATTGGCAGGACCAAGATTAACAGTAATCTTACGACATGGAAATTCGAATTGGCTATTTATAATAGCGCTGCGCACTCTGTCTTTACTTTCTTTCACTGCAGTTTCAGCAAGTCCGACCATAGTAAAACTTGGCAAGCCATTTGATAAATGGACTTCGACAGATACTGGTTGAGCGACAATACCGATAGTACTTCGCGTTTTGGTAAATGCGAGATTCATAAAATTTTTTCCTTATTATGTTGGACTTAAGTCGGCCAAATTTCTTATGTACGACTAATAGTTATTATTTATTATTTTTTAATTTCTTGCCGTTTAATGAAGTCCTCAAGCTGGTGCTGCAATTGCTCCAATTTTTCTCGAGTTCTGGCAAGTACTTTACATTGCACATCAAATTCTTCACGGGTAACAAGATCCATTCGGCTGAATGTTGATTGCAGTACTTCTTTAAATTTTTGTTGAATGTCTTTTTCAAAATTTTGTAGACTCGTAGGTAAAGTAGCGAAAAGCTTATTGGCTAATTCATCAAATTGCTTGGGGTCGAACATAATGGCTCCAGATTATTTTTGAATACAGTCTAGCAAAACTGTTGGATTACAACTATACCCAAGGTGTCTTGAAAAGCAATAACATAAAAATTGCGAGTTACAAATATCATGGGTGGCTCTGCATTTAACGTGATGGAAAAAATATGAAAATGATCACAGCAATTATCAAACCATTTAAACTTGATGATGTACATGAAGCTTTAATGGAAATAGGAGTGCCGGGAATTACCATATCTGAAACACGAGGATTTGGGCGTCAAAAAGGTCATACCGAATTATATCGAGGTGCGGAGTACGTGGTAGACTTCCTCCCTAAAATTAAAATTGAACTGGCATTGCCAGATAATATGGTTGAAGCAGCGATAGAGGCTATTTGCAAGTCCGCCTATACTGGTAAAATTGGTGATGGCAAGATTTTTGTTTATGCCCTGGAACAGGTAGTAAGGGTTAGAACAGGGGAAGTTGGTACAGACGCTCTCTAGAATGTATTTTAGGCCAAGGGGTTTCGCCAATAAATAGCTTTTTGAGTAATTACGGCATCCAGGGGGACATCCCAAGGACGTGATTCAATATAATCAACTCTTTGAAATTGATAGGCGACTCCTAAGAGATGCGCTTTTGATTTATTAGCCAAGGTACGATCATAATATCCTGCCCCCATTCCCAAGCGGGTACAGTAGGCATCGAAAGCAACCAGTGGCATGATAATCAAATCTAACTCGACAACGGGTAAGGCCAATGCAATATCGACATCAGGTTCAGGGATATCATACTTGTTCATTTTAAATGAAGTGTTGGGAGTAGCCGGTAAAAATGAAAGAGTAGAATCTTTATTTAATACCGGGAAATAACAATATTTACCCTGAAGAGGTGCGCTTTTCCACAGAGGCGTTAAATCAACTTCGCCATTAGTTGCAAAGTACAAGGCTATTCGCTTTGCTTGCCTGTATTGTTCCAGCGAACGGATACGAGTACAAATTTGATTGGAAGAGGAGGTTCTGTAGGATACAGAAAGCTTGGCTCTTACCTGTTTTATGGTATTTCTTAGAGCAACTTTATATTGGTCTGACATGATTTAGTATCGCTAATATTCTTTTTTATTATTAGATGGATTGGGCTTAAAGTTCAAGTGTTTCCAGGTATCAATATCTTGTTTTATGCATTAGCTGATTGTAAATGCACGATGTGATAAGTTTATAACATAAAATAATTAAAAAATACTATGCAAAAAATTAAAAATAAGGTATATAGCCGTCCTGGAATCTTGTTCCATTTAAGCGATTATTTAATGTTACTTTTAATTCTTTGAGGGAATGTTATGAGTGACTTGTTTGAAGAAGATGAAGAAGAAGTAATTGAAGTTGTCGACGATTTTGATGATGTTGAAATGGATACTGAAATTATAGAAGCTCCCGGCGTCAGTTTGGATGCGCGCAGGCGACTGGAAAATATGTTGGAGGAAAAGCGATTGCGAGATGAGTTGGATGATTTTGTAGATTATTAATTATGAGATCATAATGCCTACTCGTGTTATTGAAGAAAAAGGAGACATGACGCCGTCATTTGGAATTGATGATCGAATTTTTTTAGGTGAGGGATTATTTGAAACAATTAGAGTCAATAGTTCCAAGCCTTCCTTTGCTTATATGCATTGGGAGAGAATGGGGAATTCGGCTCGTCAATTGGGTATGCCTTTTGAAATTTCATTTGAGGATTGGTTTGAGCATCTTATTCAAAAAATCCAAAAAGATAACTTATACCATGGCGGGATTAAAGCCATTTTGAGTGGTGGTCCTGCTTCCAGAGGTTTGGCAGAACGAGGACAAGTCAGCCAATTAATATTTCAGACTTTTAATTATTCAATACAAAAGCATCCTGTTCGGTTAATCAGTATGAATTGGCTAAGAGATAAGGCTAATCCACTGTATCAATTAAAATCAGTGAATTATTTAGAGGCAATTATTGCTCAACGTCAGGCGATTGCAGTTGGGGCAGATGATGCCTTATTTTTTAACACAGAGAATCATGTTACTGAAACAACTTGTGCCAATTTATTCTTGATTGAAAATAACATTCTGTATACCCCTCGAATAGAGGATGGTATCTTGCCAGGCATTACCAGGTCACGCCTCATTTCTCTTTGTCAGCAACACAAAATTTCAGTGCAAGAAATATCATTAACGAAAAAAAGGATTGAGGACGCTGATGCTGTTTTTTTAACTAATAGTTTGCAGGGTATCAGAAGGGTGCTCTCTTTGGATAGCATTATTTTTGAAGTCAATCATCCAGTTATAGATAAATTGATCTTTTTATTAAATCAGAATGAATCTTGGTAAATCTCTATTAATTGAAAAAAAGACGATTACTTTTTTTTCATTATTCTGATAACAAGCAAGAAGAAAATCGCTAATCCAGCGAGAAAAATTCCACCATTTCTATAAAAATGTCCTGGCTGTGTCAGAGCATCCATTCCGGCATAGCCGAAATAGGTATAAATAATTTCTGCAGGGATTAGAAAAACAAAAGTAGTTAGCAAATAAAGGCGAAATGATATTCCAGTAACTCCCAATCCATAATTGACCAGATTAAAAGGGACTATTGGAAACAATCGCAAGAAAGCCACAAAAACCCATCCTTTTTCATCTACTCCGGCAATCAATTTATTTAGTTTTTCACCCTTTTTGGTTGAGAACCAATCGTAAACCAGATGTCTTGTTATTAGGAACGCGAACGCAGCACCACTGGTAGCTCCCAATAAATTAAGCAAGGTACCAAATACAGGTCCAAACACAGCTCCTCCAGCGAGAGTTAATACCATCGTTGGCAAAAGCAACAAGGTCGCGAGACAGTAGGTTATCAGGAAAAGAACAGGTGCAAGCCAACCCAGATCGTCTATATAATCAATGATCTCTAACGAATGATGATGAAAGACCACTGCGAAAATAATTAAAACTAATATGGCTAAAATGAAGAAAAATGTCTTAATGGTTTTTTGTGTTAAAGTTAAGATGCCCTTCACTTTATTACAGGAATTAAGGACTCGCAAGCTTTCTCTCAATATTCCGAGTAAATTATCATAAAAACAGATATTGCTTTTCACTTAAATTTTTTAAATGAAATCAACATGATTCATAAATCTGTCTATTCAAATCGTTGTAAATCTTGCAGAATAAAAGGCAATACAAAGATAACTGATGCGACATGATGACAAAAACAAATGAGGAAAATTTGACCTGGAAGGGAAAACAAAAACAGCTAGCCAGAGCATGGATAAAAATTTTTCTGGTGAAATGGTTTCGAATAGAGGTTAAAGGACAATATCAACCCAATACCCATTCTGTCATTATTGCCAACAGGACTTCTATAATTGATGTATTACTCCTTTCTGTATTTTTACCCGAACGATTAACATTAGCTTTACACCCTAATATGTTTAAAAAAATATGGGTAAAAATGTTATTGCTTTTTACTGATGTCATAGTAGTTGATCCTGGTAGCGCTCAAGCCACAAGAATTTTAATAAGGGCAATACAGGCTGGCAAGCGTTGTCTTCTCTTTCCACAGGGGTTATTAAGACAGCAAGAGGATAACTTAAAGGTATTTGAAGGGGCTGGATTGGTACTTCAAAAGACAGGTGCTGAGGTAATCCCTGTTCGGATTGAAGGGGCGGAGCACAGTATTTTTTCTAATAGCAAAAATAAACATCGAATACGGTTTTTTCCGAAAATTACTCTTCATATATTACCTGCTCAAAAATTTGGTCAAGCTGACAATACTGGTGTAGCTAGAGAAGCTATGAGTTTACGTTTATTTCAACTAATAAGTGATTTGTCATTTGCCAATAGTTTTAAGCCCTATGTTTTATTTTCTGCTTTAATTGAAGGAGTGAGCATAGGCACTAAAAACAAAAATAAAATAGAAGACAATAATCGTACGCCTTTAACTTATAGACAGTTCCTTGCTCGTTGTTTTATTCTGGGACGTCAAATTAAAAAACAAACGGCTGTAGGTGAAACTGTTGGAGTAATGATGCCTACTACTATAGCTGGCATGGTTACTTTTTTTGCGTTACAAGCTTATAGACGAATACCTGCCATGTTGAATTTTAGCATGGGCTTTTATAACTTATATTCAGCTTGTAATACAGCAAGAATTCAATCAATTTATACCGCAAGACAATTCATAGAAACTGCCAGATTAGAACCTTTGGTAGAGGAGTTACAACAGGCAGGTATAAGAATTCATTATTTAGAAGATTTTAAATTAACCATTCATTTAGGTAATAAGCTCTCCGGGGTATTCAAAGGTTTCTTTCCCACTCTAAGTTACCGTTTTCTTGGTGACAAAATATCCCCTGATGCAACAGGAATAATCCTGTTTACCTCTGGTTCTGAGGGAAAACCTAAAGGAGTTGCTCTTAGTCATGCCAATATATTGGCTAATTGTTGGCAAATGACTTCCAGAGTCGACTTTACTCCACGAGATGTTTTATTTAATTCCTTGCCTATATTCCATTGTTTTGGCCTTACAGCAGGAAGTGTGCTTCCTTTGGTTAATGGTTTGAATTGTTTTTTCTATCCTTCCCCCCTTCATTATAAGGTAATTCCTGGATTGGTTTATCAAACAGGGGCTACTATTTTGTTTGGCACAGATACTTTTTTAACGGGTTATGCAAGGGCCGCGGGCAAACATGATTTCAACAGTGTCCGCTATATCTTTGCTGGCGCCGAGAAAGTGAAACCGGAAACCATTAGACACTGGAGCGAATCGTTTGGGACAAGAATTTATGAAGGCTATGGTGCTACTGAGGCATCGCCAGTCATATCGCTTAATTGTCCGTTGGCATCAGTACCAGGCAGTGTCGGGATGATTTTACCTTTTATGGATTTCAAAGTAGAACCAGTAGAGGGAATTGTACAAGGCGGGCGTTTAAAATTACGCGGACCCAATATCATGTTAGGTTATCTTGATGAGGATAAACCTGGAGTAATTATAGAACCCAAAGAGGGTTGGCATGATACCGGAGATATAGTCACCGTGAATGCGGATGGATTCATTACTATAGCAGGCCGCGCCAAACGTTTTGCCAAGATTGCTGGTGAAATGGTATCTCTTACAGCGGTGGAAGGAATTGCAGCTTCAATTTGGCCTGAATTATTAAATGCCGCTGTTGTTCAAAAATCCCCAAGAAAGGGGGAGCAAATTTTCTTATTTACTGAAGCAGAGTATGCAGATAAAGTATCATTTATAAAAAAGGTTAAGGAGAGAGGGCAATCAGAATTGCTAGTTCCTCATATGATTTATCCGGCATGCCAAATTCCTGTCCTGCCTTCAGGAAAAATTGATTATGTAACGCTTGAAAAGCAATTTTTAAAACAGAAAGAAACCATGGAAACAGTATAAATGAAATTGATATGCATAGTATTAGCCCTTATTTTAACACTTATTATCATTTTGTATTTATTTCCTCAAATCAACTTTCGAGAAATGCCAAAGGGGTTAGTTGGGGGGCGATTGCCTGATGATAAGCCAAACTGGGTAAGTAGTTTGGTTAATGAATCGGATTCTCACTATATTGCTCCTTTGAAGGTTGAGAGTATGCCTCAATTGGTAGCATGCATTGAACGCAAGATCCCGGAATTGAAAATCCAGAAACAGGAGGCATCCTTTCTGGTGGGGTATAGACAAAGCCCCTTTTTCCATTTTGTTGATTGGTTATGCATCCATGCGGATGGGAATGTTATTTCAAGTGCCACCATGGGGTATTCTGATTTTGGCAAGAACAGAGAGCTGGTGGAGAAAATCAGATCCCTGTGTTTATGATTTATCTTAATCAATCCATGTCAATGCACCTTATCCTGGTTATTGCTGTGTGCTTCAACCAGGACATCAGCAGGGAATAAATCGAATTATCTTTTATAGATTTCAGCCACGGTTTTGGATAAACGCTTAGCAGAATAATTCAACCAACGAGATTGAGCGATGTATTGTATCCCCTCATTCAAATTAAAGCTTCCGGTCGCGATTCTTGCTTTTAGACTGTCAACCCCAAAAACAATTTCACAATCAGCAGGAGTATTTGCGCAAGCTGCTTCTACGATATCGGAGTTAATACGAATCGCATTATCAGGGGGAATAACACAACTGGAAGTCAATTCACAAGAATAGGATCCTATTGTCACATATCCCAGATCATCTGACGTATTAACAACGGTCAAATCTTGAGAAGCAAGGGCATTCAGGCTGCCTAGCGAGAATAAACTTGCCAAAAGTATCCTGTTTTTTTTTCTCACAATACAACTCCTTTTATGTTTTAATGTATGCTTATTGAGTTCAAAATATTATTTTTTTAGTACATAACTCCCTGGGGCATCCATTATAGGTGCGAATGGCAAGTGATTGATATCAGGGGAATTGATGAGTCTTCCGGAATGCAATTTAAGCCAATTTAACCATTCTGGCCACCATGAACCGGAGTGTTCTATGGATTTTTCAAACCATTGCTCAGCAGATAAATCCATGCTGTTATTAGTTCTATAACCATATTTTTGCTGAGTTGGCGGATTGATAATTCCTGCAATATGGCCAGATCCACCTAAAACAAAACGTTTTGGCCCCTTCATTAATTCAAATCCTTTATATGTTGTTTTCCAGGGAGCGATATGATCTTTTTGAGTAGACAGAAAGAAAGTGGGTATGTCGATATTTGTTACGTCAATAGGGGTATGATTAAGGCGAATTTTTCCAGGTTTTATCAAGTCATTATGCAAATACATCCAACGTAAATATTGAGAGTGCATGGTTGCGGGCATATTCGTTGAATCAGCATTCCAATAGAGTATGTCAAAGGGAACAGGGTTTTTCCCGCGCAGGTAATTTTTGATGAAAAATGACCATATCAGGTCATTTGCTCTTAGGGAATTAAAGCTGGATGCCATAAATTTCCCGGCCAGATAACCTTTGGATTTCATTTCTTCTTCAAGTTTATTAATCTGCTGCTCATCAATAAAAACAGCGATGTCTCCAGGATCACTGAAATCAATCATTGCCGCTAAAAAGGTTGCACTGCGAATGGAAAGATCCTTGGTTGCCTTATTGTAGGCTAAAAGAGAAGCCAGAAGTGTCCCGCCTATACAGAATCCCAGCGTATTGACTTGTTTAACACGCAATTGTTTTTGAATTACTGAAATGGCTTCTTTGGGGCCTTCATTTAAATAATCATAGAAACTTTTATTGGCATACGTTTTGTCAGGATTGACCCAGGAGATAATAAAAACAGTAGTCCCTTGTTCGACCAACCAGCGTATTAATGAATTATGCGGGCTTAAGTCTAAAATGTAGTATTTATTAATCCAGGGAGGAATTATAAGTAAAGGTATGGATTTTACTTTTATTGTTCTGGGGCAATATTGGATTAACTCCATCATGGAATTGCGAAATATGACTTTACCAGGCGTTGTAGCCAGATTCTCACCGATTTTAAATGCTTCCGTATCAGTCATTTTAATGATTAATCTGGAAGATCCTGCTTCAACATCGGACAGCAAATTATGTAATCCACGTAATAGGTTTTTGCCATGGCTTTGTAATGTTTCTGCCATGAGCTGAGGATTTGTGTGAATAAAGTTAGCTGGGGATAAAGCATCAAGATATTGCCGGGTGAAAAAACGTACTCTTTTTGCCAGATTCTCGTCACCGTATTCCATATTTTCCAGCAATGAATTCATATGCTCATTTGCCAAAAGATAATGTTGGCTTAGCAAGTTAAAAAAAGGATTATTTATCCAATCTTCCCCATTAAAACGCTGATCGTTAATAGGCAGTGGTTTTCCTTCAAGCCAATAATTAAATTGTGCTTGAGCCAGACTTAAGGCATCTTCTAGGTAATTCAACTGCATTTGCCATACTTTTTCAGGATTTTTTAGAATGACGGCAATCAAATTTTGGAAATGCTCCGTGAGATCGATGTATTGACTAACCAGCGATGAAAGCGGAATGGGTTTTTCTTTGAAATCGGTCATAATCTGCAGGCTTTTTTTAGCTACAGCCTGCATCAGTTCGCTTAGTTCAGTATCGTGAGTCATCCTGGCTCCTGAAAGCAAATAATTGAATAGCCTATTTTTATGGGTTTGTTTCTGTTTATCAAGAGTATTCTATATTAAATCCAGGGCTCATTATAGACATATGAATTATTGATAAGCCCATTCTGTTTATTACTAACCTATTGTAAAAAATATTAAAACGCATGAAATTGCCAGGATAGAATAGAAGATTTTATTTGCTTATTTCCTTATCAATAAGGTAAAATCTGTCTTTTATCGGATATAGAACCAAATTAGTACTATATTTATAATAAGGTAATAGAATTTTGCTTTGGATGATTGTGCCAGAAAAGCTCATTTAGAGGATCAGGTGTTATTGAATCAGTAAGCAATTGTATAATCCTTGTTCTTAATAAGATATTCTTTTCCTCTATCTGAAAATAAGACTTATTTGGTACTAGATTATTCGAGTAGGGGGTGTTATGCTGCGCGTCAGTAAATTGGCCGATTATGGAACAGTTGTAATGGTTTATTTAGCCAAGCATTCGCAGGAATTATGCAATGCGCGAGATATTGCTTTACATACGCATTTAACGGTACCTACTGTTAGTAAAATACTAAAACGCCTGACTAGTGCGGGGTTGTTAACTTCGGTTCGTGGTGTATCCGGAGGATATAGACTGCAAAGACCAGCGACTGAAATTTCTGTGTCTCAAATCATATTTGCTTTGGAAGAGCACAGAGGTTTCACAGAATGCAGTATGCAACCTAATGATTGTTTTCTACAGGGAGTATGTACCATTCAGGGAAATTGGCGATTAATAAGCCATGCGATAGAAACTGCTCTTGATAGTGTCAGTTTGGAGGCATTGGCAAAACCAACTCTTCCAACAAGGGATGTTGAGCGAGTTCGGCAATTAGCAAGTGGAGTAAATCGTGGCTAAAAGCAGTGAGCAACTAAATTCTCTGCTCGATAGAGAATATCAACATGGTTTTATAACCGACATAGAAGTTGAAACTTTTCCTCCTGGATTGGATGAGGATGTCATTCGTCGTTTGTCTGCAATAAAAGGTGAACCTGAGTTTTTGCTCGAGTGGCGGTTGAAAGCATTTCAGCACTGGCTCACTATGCCTCATCCTGAATGGTCAAGTGTGCACTATCCTCCAATTGATTATCAATCAATTTCCTATTATTCCGCACCTAAAAGTAAAAAAGATGCACCCAAAAGTCTGGATGAAGTTGATCCTGAATTGTTAAAAACCTATGAGAAACTAGGTATCCCTTTAAGGGAACAGGAAATGCTGGCAGGTGTTGCTGTTGATGCGGTGTTTGATAGTGTTTCAGTTGCGACTACTTTTAAAGCGAAATTAGCTGAAAAAGGAGTAATTTTTTGCCCATTATCTGAAGCAGTACATCAATATCCGGATTTGGTTAAGAAATATCTAGGCTCAGTTGTTCCTTACAGGGATAATTTTTATGCGGCTTTGAACTCTGCTGTGTTTAGTGATGGATCATTTGTTTATGTCCCTAAAGGTGTCCGATGTCCCATGGAGCTATCGACCTATTTCAGGATCAATGCCGCTTCTACCGGGCAATTTGAGAGAACACTGATTATTGCTGATGTTGACAGTTATGTGTCCTACCTGGAAGGATGTACCGCTCCGATGCGAGATGAAAATCAATTGCATGCCGCAGTCGTTGAATTAATTGCGTTAGATGGGGCTCAAATAAAATATTCAACGGTACAAAACTGGTATCCTGGTGATAAAGAAGGTAAAGGGGGGATATACAATTTTGTGACCAAGCGAGGGGCTTGTCGAGGTAAGAAATCCAAAATTTCCTGGACACAAATTGAAACAGGTTCGGCCATTACCTGGAAATACCCCAGTGTGATTTTGCAAGGTGATGATTCTGTTGGCGAGTTTTATTCTGTTGCCTTAACCAATAATTTTCAGCAAGCCGACACAGGTACGAAAATGATTCATTTAGGGAAAAATACGCGCTCAACAATTATTTCGAAAGGGATCAGTGCCGGGCGTGCGCATAATGCTTATCGAGGATTGGTACGCATCGCACCAACAGCCACTAATGCGCGTAATTATACCCAATGCGACTCCATGTTAATGGGTAGTCAATGTTCAGCGCATACTTTTCCTTATATAGAAGTCAAAAATCCAACGGCACAAGTAGAGCATGAGGCCACTACTTCAAAAATTAGTGAAGAGCAATTGTTTTATTGCCAGCAACGCGGTATCGATACAGAAGATGCGGTTTCTATGATCGTGAATGGATTTTGTAAGCAAGTTTTAAAAGAATTACCTATGGAATTTGCGGTGGAAGCCACTAAATTATTAGGTATAAGCTTAGAAGGGGCAGTCGGTTAATATGTTAAACATTAAAGAACTCAATGTTGCTGTCAATGGACAGTCTATTTTAAAAGGTATTAATCTTGAGGTTAAACCAGGAGAGGTTCATGCGATTATGGGACCTAATGGTTCAGGAAAAAGTACTCTCTCCAAGGTATTGGCAGGGCATCCTTCTTATGAAATAACTCGTGGTGAAATATCCTATTTGGGACAAGATTTGCTGCCTATGTCCCCGGAGGAAAGAGCGCGGGCT
Coding sequences within:
- a CDS encoding YifB family Mg chelatase-like AAA ATPase; its protein translation is MNLAFTKTRSTIGIVAQPVSVEVHLSNGLPSFTMVGLAETAVKESKDRVRSAIINSQFEFPCRKITVNLGPANLPKTGSGFDLPIALGILAASEQIPLTNLANHEFIGELALSGELRGVSAIIPAVLAAHKDNQHLIIANANAAEASLTGHPKVFTANNLREVCDYLCQGTPLQSLPSKPDLLLNNHELDWSDIKGQHHAKNAMVIAACGGHSILLSGAPGSGKTMMAKRFSTLLPELSETQALECAAINSIRGKLPDFREWRLPPFRAPHHTASPISLVGGGNPPKPGEISLAHHGVLFLDELPEFNRQVLETLREPLESGHICISRAAAQIEFPAKFQLIAAMNPCPCGQWGNSQANCLCTPDRISRYLAKLSAPLLDRIDMQVTIHALSQEELIKPNIHSEKQSPAIREKVTRMHEIQMARQGSLNANLNSKTCEMVCELGSEEQLFLRDVMSKLKLSARGYHRLLKVGRTIADINECNKVRLRHLQQALSYKQILHLPK
- the ubiK gene encoding ubiquinone biosynthesis accessory factor UbiK, translating into MFDPKQFDELANKLFATLPTSLQNFEKDIQQKFKEVLQSTFSRMDLVTREEFDVQCKVLARTREKLEQLQHQLEDFIKRQEIKK
- a CDS encoding P-II family nitrogen regulator → MKMITAIIKPFKLDDVHEALMEIGVPGITISETRGFGRQKGHTELYRGAEYVVDFLPKIKIELALPDNMVEAAIEAICKSAYTGKIGDGKIFVYALEQVVRVRTGEVGTDAL
- a CDS encoding 5-formyltetrahydrofolate cyclo-ligase; translation: MSDQYKVALRNTIKQVRAKLSVSYRTSSSNQICTRIRSLEQYRQAKRIALYFATNGEVDLTPLWKSAPLQGKYCYFPVLNKDSTLSFLPATPNTSFKMNKYDIPEPDVDIALALPVVELDLIIMPLVAFDAYCTRLGMGAGYYDRTLANKSKAHLLGVAYQFQRVDYIESRPWDVPLDAVITQKAIYWRNPLA
- a CDS encoding PA3496 family putative envelope integrity protein — protein: MSDLFEEDEEEVIEVVDDFDDVEMDTEIIEAPGVSLDARRRLENMLEEKRLRDELDDFVDY
- a CDS encoding aminotransferase class IV, which codes for MPTRVIEEKGDMTPSFGIDDRIFLGEGLFETIRVNSSKPSFAYMHWERMGNSARQLGMPFEISFEDWFEHLIQKIQKDNLYHGGIKAILSGGPASRGLAERGQVSQLIFQTFNYSIQKHPVRLISMNWLRDKANPLYQLKSVNYLEAIIAQRQAIAVGADDALFFNTENHVTETTCANLFLIENNILYTPRIEDGILPGITRSRLISLCQQHKISVQEISLTKKRIEDADAVFLTNSLQGIRRVLSLDSIIFEVNHPVIDKLIFLLNQNESW
- a CDS encoding TVP38/TMEM64 family protein, coding for MRVLNSCNKVKGILTLTQKTIKTFFFILAILVLIIFAVVFHHHSLEIIDYIDDLGWLAPVLFLITYCLATLLLLPTMVLTLAGGAVFGPVFGTLLNLLGATSGAAFAFLITRHLVYDWFSTKKGEKLNKLIAGVDEKGWVFVAFLRLFPIVPFNLVNYGLGVTGISFRLYLLTTFVFLIPAEIIYTYFGYAGMDALTQPGHFYRNGGIFLAGLAIFFLLVIRIMKKK
- a CDS encoding AMP-binding protein produces the protein MMTKTNEENLTWKGKQKQLARAWIKIFLVKWFRIEVKGQYQPNTHSVIIANRTSIIDVLLLSVFLPERLTLALHPNMFKKIWVKMLLLFTDVIVVDPGSAQATRILIRAIQAGKRCLLFPQGLLRQQEDNLKVFEGAGLVLQKTGAEVIPVRIEGAEHSIFSNSKNKHRIRFFPKITLHILPAQKFGQADNTGVAREAMSLRLFQLISDLSFANSFKPYVLFSALIEGVSIGTKNKNKIEDNNRTPLTYRQFLARCFILGRQIKKQTAVGETVGVMMPTTIAGMVTFFALQAYRRIPAMLNFSMGFYNLYSACNTARIQSIYTARQFIETARLEPLVEELQQAGIRIHYLEDFKLTIHLGNKLSGVFKGFFPTLSYRFLGDKISPDATGIILFTSGSEGKPKGVALSHANILANCWQMTSRVDFTPRDVLFNSLPIFHCFGLTAGSVLPLVNGLNCFFYPSPLHYKVIPGLVYQTGATILFGTDTFLTGYARAAGKHDFNSVRYIFAGAEKVKPETIRHWSESFGTRIYEGYGATEASPVISLNCPLASVPGSVGMILPFMDFKVEPVEGIVQGGRLKLRGPNIMLGYLDEDKPGVIIEPKEGWHDTGDIVTVNADGFITIAGRAKRFAKIAGEMVSLTAVEGIAASIWPELLNAAVVQKSPRKGEQIFLFTEAEYADKVSFIKKVKERGQSELLVPHMIYPACQIPVLPSGKIDYVTLEKQFLKQKETMETV
- a CDS encoding DUF1499 domain-containing protein yields the protein MKLICIVLALILTLIIILYLFPQINFREMPKGLVGGRLPDDKPNWVSSLVNESDSHYIAPLKVESMPQLVACIERKIPELKIQKQEASFLVGYRQSPFFHFVDWLCIHADGNVISSATMGYSDFGKNRELVEKIRSLCL